The following proteins are encoded in a genomic region of Nocardioides sp. cx-173:
- a CDS encoding RecB family exonuclease, whose amino-acid sequence MTVHQAADASPAQRVSTPVDGVEVLGALSPSRAGDFLTCPLLYRYRTIDRLPEPYSADAVRGTVVHRVLENLFDLPALERTPERARGLLMPAWDELLDAEPGVAEMFGTEGPDVAAWLTSCRTVLDRYFSLEDPQRLEPAERELYVEALLDSKLLLRGFVDRIDVAPDGAIRVVDYKTGRSPTEDFEAKALFQMRFYALVIWRTRGVVPAMLQLIYLGNGEILRYVPDERDLLATERKVEAVWQAIRHATATRDWQPRRSRLCDWCAHQAICPEWGGTPPPLTPDEGRDPAQDAR is encoded by the coding sequence ATGACGGTCCATCAAGCGGCGGACGCCTCCCCGGCGCAGCGGGTCTCGACCCCCGTGGACGGGGTGGAGGTGCTCGGCGCGCTCTCCCCCAGCCGCGCCGGCGACTTCCTGACCTGCCCCCTGCTCTACCGCTACCGCACCATCGACCGGCTCCCCGAGCCCTACTCGGCCGACGCCGTGCGCGGCACGGTGGTCCATCGAGTCCTGGAGAACCTCTTCGACCTGCCGGCGCTCGAGCGCACCCCGGAGCGCGCGCGCGGACTGCTCATGCCGGCCTGGGACGAGCTGCTCGACGCCGAGCCCGGCGTGGCCGAGATGTTCGGCACCGAGGGCCCCGACGTCGCCGCCTGGCTGACCTCGTGCCGCACCGTCCTCGACCGCTACTTCTCCCTCGAGGACCCCCAGCGCCTCGAGCCCGCCGAGCGCGAGCTGTACGTCGAGGCGCTGCTCGACTCCAAGCTGCTGCTGCGCGGCTTCGTGGACCGCATCGACGTCGCCCCCGACGGCGCGATCCGGGTGGTCGACTACAAGACAGGGCGCTCGCCGACCGAGGACTTCGAGGCCAAGGCCCTGTTCCAGATGAGGTTCTACGCCCTCGTCATCTGGCGCACCCGCGGCGTGGTGCCGGCGATGCTGCAGCTGATCTATCTCGGCAACGGCGAGATCCTGCGCTACGTCCCCGACGAGCGCGACCTGCTCGCCACCGAGCGCAAGGTCGAGGCGGTGTGGCAGGCGATCCGCCACGCCACCGCTACCCGCGACTGGCAGCCGCGCCGCAGCCGGCTGTGTGACTGGTGCGCGCACCAGGCCATCTGCCCGGAGTGGGGCGGCACTCCCCCACCGCTCACCCCCGATGAGGGCCGCGACCCCGCCCAGGACGCGCGCTAG